The window GCTTCGGACCCGATCGTCGCCGGTCAACTGAGACGGATCGCTGCGCGCGCCTTCCGAGCCGACGAGAACGACTCGACTCGTGTTACTCGTCGTCGTTCATCAGAAAGCTCGCTGACGCTCGCTTTCTGAGACACGGCGAATCGGAGATTCGCCAGCCTCGAAGTCCTCGCACTGCTCGGACTTCGAGACACCGAGAGAGCGAAGCTCTCTCGGGCCCTGCCTCGCTTCGCTCGGCAGGACACCGATAGACTCGCTCCGCTCGTCTATCGAGCCGACGACGAAGACTCGTCCTTTCAGTCCTCGTCTTCGTCAAACTCGAAAAGCTCGCTCTGCTCGCTTTTCGCGACACCGGAGACTCCCTCCGGTCGTCTCCCGAGCCGACGAGAACGACTCGACTCGTGTTACTCGTCGTCGTCGTTCATCAGAAAGCTCGCTGACGCTCGCTTTCTGAGACACCGGAAGACTTCGCTACGCTCGTCTTCCGAGCCGACGACGAAGACTCGTCCTTTCAGTCCTCGTCTTCGTCGTCGACGTCCTCGAAGTCGGCGTCGACGTACTCCTCGCCCTGGCCGGCCGCACCGGCGCCGGCAGCGCCGCCGGGACCGCCAGCAGCACCGCCCATGCCGCCGGCACCGGCCGCACCGGCGCCCGCGCCCGCGGCGCCCTCGGCGGCCTGCTCCTGGTACATCTGCTTGCCGATCTCCTGGAGCTGCTCGGTGAGGTTCTCGGTGGCCTCCTCGTAGTCCTCCTTGGTGGCGTCCTCGTCCTCGAGGGTCTCTTCGACCTCCTCGATGGCGTCCTCGATGTCGGCAATGAGGTCGTCGTCGACGTCCTCCTCGTTCTCCTCGATGAGGGTCTCGGCGCGCTGGATCGCGGACTCGGCCTCGTTGCGGGCCTCGATGCGCTCGCGGCGCTGCTGGTCCTCCTCGGCGTGCTGCTCGGCCTCCTCCTGCATCTCCTCGATCTGCTCGTCGGAGAGGCCGGCGCCGCCCTCGATGGTGATCTCCTCGGAGTTGCCGGAGCCCTGGTCCTCCGCGGAGACGTTGACGATGCCGTTCTCGTCGATCGAGAAGGAGACCTCGATCTGCGGGGTACCGGCGGGGGCCGGCGGGATGCCGGACAGCGCGAACTCGCCGAGCAGCTCGTTCTCCTCGGCGATCTCACGTTCGCCCTGGAAGACGCGGATCTGGACCTGCGTCTGGTTGTCGGCGGCCGTCGTGAAGATCTTCGACTCCTCGGTCGGAATCGTCGTGTTCTTCTCGATGAGCCGCTCGAAGAGGCCGCCCTTGACCTCGACGCCGAGCGACAGCGGCGTGACGTCCAGCAGGACGATGTCGTCGACGTCGCCCGAGAGGACGCCCCCCTGGATGGCCGCGCCCAGCGCGACGGCCTCGTCGGGGTTGACGTTCTTCTTGGGCTCCTGGCCGGTCATCTCCTCGACCTGCTCCTGGACCTGCGGCATCCGGGTCGAACCGCCGACGAGGATGACCTCGTCGATGTCGTTCTGGTCGTAGCCGGCGTCCTCGAGGGCCTGCTCCGTCGGGCCGACCGTGCGCTCGATGAGGTCCGAGGTGAGCGACTCGAACTTCGCGCGGGTGAGCTTCTCCTCGAGGTCGAGGGGACCGTCGTCCGTCGTCGCGATGAAGGGGAGGTTGATCCGGGTCTCCTTCCGGCTGGAGAGCTCGATCTTGGCCTCCTCGGCGGCGTCCTTCAGGCGCTGGAGGGCCTGGCGGTCGTCGCGGAGGTCGATGCCGTGCTCCTCTTCGAACTGCTCGGCGAGGTAGTCGATGATCGCGTGGTCCCAGTCGTCGCCCCCGAGGTCGTTGTCGCCGTTGGTGGCGACGACCTCGTAGACGCCGCCGCCGAGGTCGAGGATAGAGACGTCGAAGGTGCCCCCACCCAGGTCGTAGACGAGGACGGTCTGGTCGGACTCGTCGTCGAGCCCGTAGGCCATCGCGGCCGCGGTGGGCTCGTTGACGATGCGCTCGACCTCGAAGCCGGCGACCTCGCCGGCGTCCTTGGTCGCCTGGCGCTGTCGGTCGTTGAAGTACGCGGGGACGGTGATGACCGCCTTCTCGACCTCGTCGCCGAGGTACTCCTCGGCGTCGTGCTTGATCTTCTGGAGGATCATCGCCGAGACCTGCTCGGGCGTGTAGTCCTCGCCCTCAAGCTCGACGGTGTAGTCGTCCTCGCCCATGTGCCGCTTGATCGACTGGATCGTCTGCTCGGGGTTCTTGACCGCCTGGTTCTTCGCCGGCTTGCCGACCAGGCGCTCGCCGTCGTCGAAGGCCACGACGGACGGCGTCGTCCGCTCGCCCTCCGAGTTCACGATGATCTCGGGGTCGCCGCCCTCCATGACCGCGAACGCGCTGTTCGTGGTCCCGAGGTCGATACCGAGAATCTTGTTGCTCGCCATCTTGTCTGCCTATACCCGATTCGGCCGGTTAAAAGTTGCTAGACGGGACAGGACCCGATCGGTGGGAACGGGCCGCGTGCCCGCGGTTTTTAGGCCCTGCCGTCCGTCGGACCGGTGCTTATATGCCGGACCGCAAACCGACCGCTGTCCGCCGCGGTGACGGCGGCGGCGTCGGCTGCCCGTCACTCCCGGTCCGCCACCGCGAACCGCGCCATCACGGGCCAGTGGTCCGAGGGAGCCAGCCAGTCCGGGCCCATGTCCGTCAGCACGCCGTGGGCCGTCGGCGTCAGCCCTTCGCCGCCGAAGACGTAGTCGATGCGTTTGCTCGCCGCGCGGTCGTACCCGTGGTAGGTCTCGAACGGGCCGTGGGGCGACTCCACGACCCGCCTGGCGTCGTCGACCGCCTCGGTCAGGATCTCGTAGGACCGCGAGTCCGGGCGGCTGTTGCAGTCACCGGTCAGGATCACCGGCGCGTCGTGGCCCTCGGCCCGGTCCCGGAGGATCCGGGCGCTCTCCCGGCGCGCCCGCGGGCCGTCCACGTCGAGGTGGACGTTGTAGTGCTCGATCCGGCGGCCGCTCTCCTGCAACTCGATCGTCGCGTGCGTGGCCAGCCGCGGGATGTTCGCGTCCCACGCGCGGTGGCGGTCGGTGGGGTCCGGCGCCAGCCAGAAGGTCTCGCCGTCGACGATCCGCGCCCGCTCGCGCAGGACGCCGACGGGCGTGTGCTCGCCGACGTCGCGGTCCTCGCCGTACCACTGGTAGGACGGCAGCGCCATTCGGAGGTCGTCGGCCTGCCCGAGCCAGCACTCCTGGAGGCCGACGACGGTCGGCCGGTGAAAGCGGATCAGCGCGGCGACGTCGGCCACCCGCTCGGACCACGGCGGCGCAACCGCTTCCAGGCCGTCGTAGAGGACGTTGTACGAGAGCGCGGAGACGGTCACTGTCGGTCGTTCGCCCGCCAGTCTCATTCCTGTTCCGGCGGGGACAACTGGAACGACCACGCTCTCATCAGTCCACGTACCGGAGGGCGACGATCACGAGAACGACGCCGAGTACCGCGACCACGGCCGAGAGTGACCGAGGATACGTCTCGGAAGCGACGCCAAATACTCCGAAGGCGACAGTCACGATTCCGACCACCATCACGGCGACCTGGCGACTCGTCGTGCCCGAGGACAGTCCGAGCAGTACCAGCGTCACGCCGAGCGTCGCCAGTACGATCGCTGCGACGCGGAGACTCGGACTGGTCGCGTAGACGAAGCCTCCGAGAAGGATACCGAGAACTCCGATCAGAACGGACGGATTCGCTGAAGTCGGGAGATCGATTCCCTCAACGCCAGCGATCGCGATCGTGAGTCCGACGGCACCGATCACCAGCGGGACGACGACACCGCGGGACACCCCGTACGAGACCGCCCCGAGGGCGACGATCGTGAATCCGAAAATGAGGCTTCGCCCGTCGAATCGACGGGAGCCGGAGAGACGATCGAGCATCTGTACTCTACCGGAGGGGCGTCTCCCTCTCCGAAAGTCATTCCGACCCGCTATTCGCCGTCGCTGACGGTCACCTGCGCCTCGCGGAGGACGGCGTCGGCCATGAGGTAGCCGGGCCGGTGGACGTCGGCGATGGTGCCCTCGGGCTGGTCGCTGTCGACGCGGGCCAGCACCTGGTGGCGCTCGGGGTCGACCTCGGCGCCGGGTTCGGGCTCGACGACCTCGACGTCCTCGGCGTCCAGCACGTCGTCGAACTGCCGGAGCGTGGACTCGACGCCGTCGCGGATGTCGACGTCCTCGTCCTGATCGAGCGCGCGCCGGAGGTTGTCGCGGACGTCGAGCAGCCGCGAGACCAGGTCCTCGGTGGCGCGCTTCTTCTGCTGCTCCTGGCGCTTCTCCATCCGCTTCTTGAAGTTCTGGAAGTCGGCCTGCTTGCGCTTGAGTTTCGACTCCAGCTCCTCGACCTCGTCGTCGCGCTCTTCGACGGTCGCCTCCAGCTCGTCGACGCGCGCCCGCAGGCCGGACAGCTCTCGGGCGATAGACTCGGCGTCGGAGTCCGCGATCCGCTCGACGAGTTCGTCGTCGACTTCGCCGTCGGTCTCCGCCTCGGCGGTCGATTCGTCGACGCGCTCCTCGTCCGCGGCCCCGACCTCGTCCTCGCCCGCGTCCGTCTCGGCGTCTGCCGCGTCCTGCTCGGTCATACTCCCACCGTGGCGGCCAGCGGATAAAAGAATTCAGAAATCAGCCGTGACGCGGGCCCGCGCGTCACCGGACTCGCGGGTCCGACGCCGCGCGCGGACGTGCCGATCCGGTATCGGCACCGTCAGGCGCCGTCGGAGCCGCGCTCTTCGACGCGCAGCGCGTACTCCCCGCTCCCCTGTCGGGCGTTGACCAGGATCCCGACCGCGCCGTCGACCGAGGAGAGGGTGACCGACTCGTCGCTGCCGTCGCCCACCGACTGCGCGTCGTAGTCGTTCCCCGAGGGCGTGCGCCCGTCGGCCGTGGCGTACAGGTCGAAGTCCGCGTCGTCCGGCCCCTCGAGCGTGACCGCGACCTCGCAGGTCGAGGCCAGCCGCTGGTTCCACCGCCAGGGGTCGTCGTCCCACCAGCCGGACAGCGAGGACTGGACGCTCCCCGAGACGGTCTGGTCGCACTGGTCGGCGGCCTCGACCGCGACGGTCACCGCGTCGGTCGCCGTCGCGTCGTCGCCGTCGGTGACGGTGAGCGTCGCCTCGTACTCGCCGGCTTCCTCGTAGGCGTGCTCGACGGTCGCGCCCGTCGCGGTCGATCCGTCGCCGAAGGCCCACTCGTAGCGCTCGACGGCGCCGTCCGGGTCGCTCGACCCGGAGCCGTCGAAGCTGATCGCCTCGCCGACGGTGGCCTCGGCGGGACTCGCTGTCGCGTCGGCCGTCGGCGACTCGTTCGTCAACCCGCCGGTCGCCGAGCCGGCCGCTTCGACGAGGGCGGCGGCGTCCACGCGGCCCGCGCCCTGCTCGTCGTCGGCGAGCCCGACGTCGACGGCCGTTTCCCGCAGCAACCGCCTGAGCTCCTCGGTCCCGAGGTCCGGGTTCGCCGCCTTGCCCAGAGCGGCCACGCCCGCGACGACCGGTGCGGCCATCGACGTGCCCGAGTAGTGACCGTACCCCTCGGACGGCATCGTCGAGAGGACGTTCACGCCGGGGGCCGCCAGTTCGACCGCGGCACCGTAGTTCGAGAAGTCGGCCAGCTCCTCGTTCGGGTCGACCGCCGAGACGGCGACGCACTCCTCGTAGGCCGCCGGGTAGGCGACCCCAGACTGGCCCGAGTTGCCCGCCGCGCACACGACGAGGGCGCCGTGCTGCTCGGAGGCGTACTCGACGGCCCGCTTCATGGTTCGGGTGTCGGTGTCGCCGCCGAGTGACACGTTGATCACGTCGGCCCCCCGGTCGGCCGCCCACTGGATCGCGTCCGCGATGTCCGACAGCGAGCCCCGCCCCGTCTCGTCGAGGGCGCGGGCGGCCAGCAGCCCCGAGTCGCTGGGGCCGGCGACGCCGACGCCGTTGTCGGTGTCCGCCGCCGCGCAGCCGGCGACGTGGGTCCCGTGGGACTCGTCGCCCGTGTCGGGCGCGGGGTCCCCGTCGCCGTCGGCGAAGTCCCGCCCGGGGTCCGATCCGAACCCGGACGCCAGGTCGGGGTGATCGTAGGCGACGCCCGTGTCGACGACGGCGATCGTGACGTCCGCGCTCCCGAGCGTCTCGTCCCACGCGTCGTCGGCGTCGACCAGTTGCGGCGCGTACTGCTGGTCGAAGCCCGGGTCGTTGGGAGCCAGTTGGGTCTCGAAGGCGGCGTTGGCCTCGACGTACTCGACCTCGGCGCGGTTCGCCATTGCGGACCGGACCGCCTCGCGGGCGCGCTCGGCGCCCGGGATCCGCAGCGCCACGTACCCCAGCGTCTCGTTGACGTGGACGACCGAGGCATCGGCCGGCGACGCGGACGACGCCATCGACGCCACGGCTCCGGCGTCGGCCCCCTTCGCGGCGCCGACGATTACCTCGTCCGGCTTCTCGCCCGGGCGACGGCCCGGCCGGGCGGCCGTCACGCCGCCGGCGGCGGCGAGGCCCAGCGAGCCGAGTCCCTGCAACACGCTTCTCCGGTTCCAACCGTTCGTACCACTTCGTTCCACGACACCCGTATCATAACACGCATCCACTTATCATGTATGATAACGACGGGATAATATTACTGGTACTAGAGTTTTTACTGTTGCAGTCTGGCGTTCGTATAACTACGGGATAGTTATCAAATTCAAACACGGCGGTGGCTCGCCGCCGGGATGGACGAGCGGTGCGAGTCGCTGCAGAAAGCCGGGCGCGGAGGCGGACGGTCGGGACGGCAGTTGGCCGGCGCAGATGGCGGCCGCGCTCGGTGACGCGGCCGCCCCGTGGCTCAGCGGGTCACCGCGAGAGCGGCCACGGGAGCTCGACGATCGGCCCGTCGTCGTCCTCCGGGTCCGTCGAACCGTTGCCGCTGCGACCCGGAGCGCTCCCGCTCCGGCCGGGGGCGTCGCCGCTCCGACCAGGAGCGTCGCCGCTCTTGCCGGGGGCTCCGCCGCTTCGCCCCGGACCACCGCCGCCGCGGCCCCGACCGGGGACCTCTCCGGGTCCGCCGCGTCCGGGGCTCTCACCGGATCGACCGCGTCCGACTCCCGGTAGCCCGTCGGAGTCGTCGCCGCCGGGTTCCAGCGCCGCCTCCTGTGCGGACCGCTCGCCGGAGCCGCGCTCCTCGACGGTCAGGGTGTAC of the Halomicrobium salinisoli genome contains:
- the dnaK gene encoding molecular chaperone DnaK, with product MASNKILGIDLGTTNSAFAVMEGGDPEIIVNSEGERTTPSVVAFDDGERLVGKPAKNQAVKNPEQTIQSIKRHMGEDDYTVELEGEDYTPEQVSAMILQKIKHDAEEYLGDEVEKAVITVPAYFNDRQRQATKDAGEVAGFEVERIVNEPTAAAMAYGLDDESDQTVLVYDLGGGTFDVSILDLGGGVYEVVATNGDNDLGGDDWDHAIIDYLAEQFEEEHGIDLRDDRQALQRLKDAAEEAKIELSSRKETRINLPFIATTDDGPLDLEEKLTRAKFESLTSDLIERTVGPTEQALEDAGYDQNDIDEVILVGGSTRMPQVQEQVEEMTGQEPKKNVNPDEAVALGAAIQGGVLSGDVDDIVLLDVTPLSLGVEVKGGLFERLIEKNTTIPTEESKIFTTAADNQTQVQIRVFQGEREIAEENELLGEFALSGIPPAPAGTPQIEVSFSIDENGIVNVSAEDQGSGNSEEITIEGGAGLSDEQIEEMQEEAEQHAEEDQQRRERIEARNEAESAIQRAETLIEENEEDVDDDLIADIEDAIEEVEETLEDEDATKEDYEEATENLTEQLQEIGKQMYQEQAAEGAAGAGAGAAGAGGMGGAAGGPGGAAGAGAAGQGEEYVDADFEDVDDEDED
- a CDS encoding endonuclease/exonuclease/phosphatase family protein — its product is MTVSALSYNVLYDGLEAVAPPWSERVADVAALIRFHRPTVVGLQECWLGQADDLRMALPSYQWYGEDRDVGEHTPVGVLRERARIVDGETFWLAPDPTDRHRAWDANIPRLATHATIELQESGRRIEHYNVHLDVDGPRARRESARILRDRAEGHDAPVILTGDCNSRPDSRSYEILTEAVDDARRVVESPHGPFETYHGYDRAASKRIDYVFGGEGLTPTAHGVLTDMGPDWLAPSDHWPVMARFAVADRE
- a CDS encoding nucleotide exchange factor GrpE, whose translation is MTEQDAADAETDAGEDEVGAADEERVDESTAEAETDGEVDDELVERIADSDAESIARELSGLRARVDELEATVEERDDEVEELESKLKRKQADFQNFKKRMEKRQEQQKKRATEDLVSRLLDVRDNLRRALDQDEDVDIRDGVESTLRQFDDVLDAEDVEVVEPEPGAEVDPERHQVLARVDSDQPEGTIADVHRPGYLMADAVLREAQVTVSDGE
- a CDS encoding S8 family serine peptidase: MLQGLGSLGLAAAGGVTAARPGRRPGEKPDEVIVGAAKGADAGAVASMASSASPADASVVHVNETLGYVALRIPGAERAREAVRSAMANRAEVEYVEANAAFETQLAPNDPGFDQQYAPQLVDADDAWDETLGSADVTIAVVDTGVAYDHPDLASGFGSDPGRDFADGDGDPAPDTGDESHGTHVAGCAAADTDNGVGVAGPSDSGLLAARALDETGRGSLSDIADAIQWAADRGADVINVSLGGDTDTRTMKRAVEYASEQHGALVVCAAGNSGQSGVAYPAAYEECVAVSAVDPNEELADFSNYGAAVELAAPGVNVLSTMPSEGYGHYSGTSMAAPVVAGVAALGKAANPDLGTEELRRLLRETAVDVGLADDEQGAGRVDAAALVEAAGSATGGLTNESPTADATASPAEATVGEAISFDGSGSSDPDGAVERYEWAFGDGSTATGATVEHAYEEAGEYEATLTVTDGDDATATDAVTVAVEAADQCDQTVSGSVQSSLSGWWDDDPWRWNQRLASTCEVAVTLEGPDDADFDLYATADGRTPSGNDYDAQSVGDGSDESVTLSSVDGAVGILVNARQGSGEYALRVEERGSDGA